In one window of Candidatus Zixiibacteriota bacterium DNA:
- a CDS encoding MmgE/PrpD family protein has protein sequence MIAEQLSEYIAACPQSELPPGVLLKAKQHVLDALAAMASGSRLEPGRLAIRYARGRGGNPECSVAAGGLKVPAELAALANGMLAHADETDDTHWESKTHPGCAIVPAALALAEKEGRTGLDLLRAVVAGYDVACRLTRALGKEHWGLHSTYSIGGTFGAAAAACCLCGFDARRIRWALSYAAQQASGVLSWVRDSGHVEKAFDFGGMPARNGVTAALFVQSGFTAVDDVFEGENNFLAAYSPAPRPQELIEGLGSRYEILATSIKRFPVGAPIQAAADAALLILKRDPISPAAIEQVTVRLPADRAGVVNDREMPDVNVQYILAVLLLDRRLTFESAHSAERMRDPEVLALKARVRLVPDEELMRSPIPRQAIVEIATRDGRLLREHVVSVRGTPQNPMSNEEVEEKALDLMGPVYGAERAREIVERAQRLDEAGSVLDFVSLVRAA, from the coding sequence GAAACAGCACGTTCTCGACGCGCTCGCGGCGATGGCGTCGGGCTCCCGTCTCGAGCCGGGGCGCCTTGCGATCCGCTACGCGCGCGGCCGCGGCGGCAACCCGGAGTGCAGCGTGGCGGCGGGTGGCCTCAAGGTCCCCGCGGAGCTGGCCGCGCTCGCCAACGGCATGCTGGCCCACGCCGACGAAACCGACGACACCCACTGGGAGTCGAAGACTCACCCCGGCTGCGCCATCGTGCCGGCCGCCTTGGCGCTGGCCGAGAAAGAGGGCCGGACGGGCCTGGACCTCCTGCGGGCCGTGGTCGCCGGCTACGACGTCGCCTGCCGCCTCACGCGGGCGCTCGGCAAGGAACACTGGGGGCTTCACAGCACCTACAGCATCGGCGGCACCTTCGGCGCCGCGGCAGCCGCCTGCTGCCTGTGCGGCTTCGACGCCCGCCGAATCCGCTGGGCGCTCTCCTACGCCGCGCAGCAGGCCTCGGGCGTGCTGTCGTGGGTACGCGATTCCGGCCATGTGGAAAAAGCCTTCGATTTCGGCGGCATGCCCGCGCGCAACGGGGTGACGGCCGCGCTCTTCGTTCAATCCGGCTTCACCGCCGTCGACGACGTTTTCGAGGGCGAAAACAATTTCCTCGCCGCCTACTCGCCGGCGCCCCGGCCGCAGGAGCTGATCGAGGGGCTCGGATCGCGTTACGAGATCCTGGCGACCTCGATCAAACGCTTTCCCGTCGGCGCGCCCATCCAGGCCGCCGCGGACGCCGCGCTGCTGATCCTGAAGCGCGATCCGATCTCGCCCGCGGCGATCGAGCAGGTCACGGTCCGGCTTCCCGCCGACCGCGCCGGCGTCGTGAACGACCGCGAGATGCCGGACGTCAATGTCCAGTACATCCTCGCCGTGCTCCTGCTCGACCGGCGGCTCACCTTCGAGTCGGCGCACAGCGCCGAGCGCATGCGCGATCCCGAAGTCCTCGCGTTGAAGGCGCGGGTGCGCCTCGTTCCGGACGAAGAGCTGATGCGCTCGCCGATCCCGCGCCAGGCGATCGTCGAAATCGCGACGCGCGACGGCCGGCTGCTGCGCGAGCACGTGGTCAGCGTTCGCGGCACGCCGCAAAATCCCATGAGCAACGAGGAGGTGGAGGAAAAGGCGCTCGATCTCATGGGCCCTGTCTACGGGGCCGAACGGGCGCGGGAAATCGTCGAGCGCGCGCAACGCCTCGACGAGGCGGGCTCCGTCCTCGATTTCGTCTCGCTCGTCCGGGCCGCGTGA
- a CDS encoding ABC transporter substrate-binding protein yields MTAFWSTIGWALAWMASLAAIAAAQEKAAERLRVGGGSASATQMSLWLAKEGGYYEKNGLNVEVISIPGSSLALQAMLSGEVPVIQAGGAGPIQAALSGTDTVIVATIAKKFTWWIFSQPNIQRMEDLRGRVFGTTRFGTQSDLASRIALRLHGIDPERDIVMVQTGGPAETVGAMLSGKVHAAAISPPATLQAKRVRLKELLDLSKLDVEYHVNGVVTTRRFLRTHEDVVRRFLRAYIEGAARGRRDKAFALKTMAKYFRTSDREVLEETYELILRNGFSIPPYPAGIANLLQELEKQFPKAKGAKPEEFYDSRLVKELEQSGFIKAVLATR; encoded by the coding sequence ATGACCGCGTTCTGGTCGACGATCGGTTGGGCGTTGGCCTGGATGGCCTCTCTGGCCGCGATCGCCGCGGCGCAGGAAAAGGCGGCCGAACGGCTGCGCGTCGGCGGCGGCTCGGCGTCGGCCACGCAAATGTCGCTCTGGCTCGCCAAGGAAGGCGGCTACTACGAAAAGAACGGCCTCAACGTGGAGGTGATCAGCATTCCCGGAAGCTCGCTCGCGCTCCAGGCGATGCTGTCGGGAGAGGTGCCCGTGATCCAGGCGGGGGGCGCCGGCCCGATCCAGGCGGCTCTGTCCGGAACCGACACGGTGATCGTCGCTACGATCGCGAAAAAATTCACCTGGTGGATCTTCAGCCAGCCGAACATCCAGCGGATGGAGGATCTCAGGGGGAGGGTCTTCGGCACGACGCGCTTCGGCACGCAGTCGGACCTCGCCTCGCGCATCGCCCTGCGCCTCCACGGCATCGATCCCGAGCGCGACATCGTCATGGTGCAGACAGGGGGGCCGGCGGAAACCGTCGGCGCCATGCTGAGCGGCAAGGTGCACGCCGCGGCGATCAGCCCGCCGGCGACGCTGCAGGCGAAGAGGGTGAGGTTGAAGGAGCTGCTCGATCTCTCCAAGCTCGACGTCGAGTACCACGTCAACGGCGTCGTGACCACGCGCCGTTTCCTGAGAACCCACGAGGACGTCGTGAGGCGCTTTCTCCGGGCGTACATCGAAGGCGCGGCTCGCGGTCGGCGGGACAAGGCCTTCGCCCTCAAGACGATGGCCAAGTACTTCCGCACGAGCGACCGCGAGGTCCTGGAAGAGACCTACGAGCTGATCCTTCGCAACGGCTTCAGCATCCCGCCGTATCCGGCGGGGATCGCGAACCTGCTCCAGGAGCTGGAAAAGCAGTTCCCGAAGGCGAAAGGCGCGAAACCCGAGGAGTTCTACGACAGCCGTCTGGTAAAAGAGCTGGAGCAGAGCGGCTTCATCAAGGCCGTCCTCGCAACGCGGTGA